A window from Mangifera indica cultivar Alphonso chromosome 2, CATAS_Mindica_2.1, whole genome shotgun sequence encodes these proteins:
- the LOC123209499 gene encoding uncharacterized protein LOC123209499 has protein sequence MMSRPLLLVSLLLILIITSQFEWRQQLVVDLDTTTTINHKQYQISKREEAVKEKIILSQEKNIQRLNELVQSLQKQLLLCRGNYGTTNGTVNHMTNHVTELE, from the exons ATGATGTCAAGACCCCTGTTACTTGTCTCTCTACTGCTTATACTCATAATCACCTCTCAGTTTGAGTGGCGACAACAACTTGTTGTTGACCTGGACACTACTACAACTATCAACCATAAGCAATACCAAATTTCGAAGAGGGAAGAAGCTGTGAAAGAGAAG ATCATCTTGTCACAAGAGAAGAACATTCAGAGACTTAATGAACTCGTACAAAGTCTTCAGAAACAATTGTTGTTGTGCAGGGGCAATTATGGGACAACAAATGGCACCGTAAACCACATGACCAATCATGTTACAGAGCTTGAATGA